A segment of the Salvelinus namaycush isolate Seneca chromosome 3, SaNama_1.0, whole genome shotgun sequence genome:
GGGaccttttattttgaaggctcaATGTACATACATTTCACTGGAAATGATTCCCCAGTCATAGGTTAAGTTACCTCTCAATGTAAACAAACGAGCTATCTTAAAATTATCTTTGAGGAAATATTGAGAGTTTGTGAATGAAAAGAACAGGACAGTGACCGCGCAGAGGTGACCACACACACTTTGGAGGCAGGATCAAGTTAGCTAACAACGTGTAGCCAGCCGGAGTTAGCTAACGGCAGCTcgttttatttgtattttgtttaacctttatttaactaggcaagtcagttaagagcaaatgtgtatttacaatgacggcataccccggctaaacacggacgacgctgggccaattgtgcgccgcccatgggacacccaatcacggccggatgtgatacagcgtAGGTAACGTCATAACTTTGTtagggtgggtataatttgtggaaggttccaacaggaatctgttctaAAAACGTAAagtacaaggttgccaacaaacaacgcatacaaagtagcacgatcaactcaccacgtagcttattcttaatgtttgtccataggCTGCCAGAGTGAGAACAGACATTTTCGgaataaacgtggtgagtgaaatTTTTTATGAAATAGCCCTCTCCCTACCCGGTGTCTTATTCGGCCGCTATACAACTTTGAATGCGTTGTTTGTTGACAACCTTGTTATTTACGAAGTTTTTGGTACAGATTCtcgttggaacgttccacaaattataccaaCCCACTCTGTTAACATTTTTTTTGTTACATCTAGGCCTATCTCCCTATTGTAAAAAATATAAGAATACACTGTACAAAATTATTTATTCACAGAATTGTTAAAGCTACTGTAGCGTAATAGCtaaagttaactagctaacaGCCACAAGTTGCCTCTGCCGCCTTTTTAAccgatgttgtttcaatatactTTAGAAAAGAAAAATACCTATCCCAATGCTGACAGGATTAACAAGTATAGAGTAAATTCCTCCCTTATGTATCAAAGCGTTTATAGCAGGGTGATTCCTGATGAAACTAGAAAAAAACAGGACCATGATTTGGGGGGTTTTCACGAAATTTAATCCATAGAAgggtcctttggaggaaggattgttgacatatattttGTATCTTAAAGCATAATTGATAAATAATTAATTGAAATTGGAACATTTGTGACATTTTGGCTTTACCCAGGCCACATAAGACACCATAATGTGGTGTCATATGAAGCGTTGCTGCTTGTTCTAATGtgagtagtattttgatttcaatagcaattcatttatgaatattgaaaatTCTAAACATGAAATATTGGAAATTTAAACTTTTAGATTTGGCAATGTTTTTTCAGTATAGCGTTGAACATAATGTAGGCTACTCTACGGGCAAatcaaagttccagagtgggatctctgctaGTTTTAGAGATCCAATTTGTAAGCGTTACCAACAGTGAATGTGAAAGTGGTTTCAAATGTGTCGCCCTCTGCAGGTGATTTGCAGGATGTGCAATGATACAAGTAAAAGGAGGGCTGTGATTGCCTATGCCAATTTCTCTGTATAAAATGGACCATGACTTTAAAACTAGCAGAGATCGATAATTTTTTATATTAATGtaagaaatgttttttttaaatctaaaaacGACTCATAATACAGCGCAAGCGGTAAAGCTTAATATGACACCAATCTTTCCTTTGTATAACACACAGattaaacattatggagtcttaaagaaaaaaatgtagTGTCacatgcagtgaaatgtgttttacAGTCAGTCATagtgggctcccaagtggcgcagcggtctaaggcactgctagaggcatcactacagaccctggtttgattccaggctgtatcacaaacggccgcgattggaagtcccatagggcacaattggcccagcattgttaAGGTTTGGCTGGGgttagaccgtcattgtaaataagaatttgttatttactgacttgcctagttaaaggatttttttttttcagggTACAGGGTCCTGGAGCAAAATTGaggcaaattagggttaagtgccttgctcaaggacacatcgacAGAGTTTTCACCTTGACAGctcaggtattcgaaccagcaaccttttggttactgtctcaacgctctaaccgctaggctacctgcctataGCCTCATGTGGCCATCCCTCCAAATCCTGTCTCGTCCACTTGACTATTGAATCATGAGAAGCCTGGGCTTCCAAGGGCCATACAATTTACAATGAAACGTAATAAGAGTAAGTTGacccatgtaaaaaaaaaaaacataatttgaaATTAACATTTGATTTACTTCTTCTACAGGTGGACCTAAAATGCCAGCATAATACAAGGTCCAGTTCAGCCATAAGTACCAACCACACATGTTGTGGTGCAATAATGTACTTCATCCCGAAGAGGTCTATTCATACCCAACGAAGAGAATCAAGGTTAGTAATATAAGTGCAACACAATTTACCCACACTATCATAAGACGAGTCAAAACAAAGTTATTAAGTAGGCCTAATAGTTCCTTTTTTCAGAAAGTAGCTTGAAATTCGCTTATTTTAATCCCATTCATTGTACGTCTGCAGATCTCCATATGAAAGAAGGTTACCTCTTTCATGGGTGTCTAAGGAATAACGACAACCACAGTCTGACAGGTGCTGAAGAGGTGAAATGTGTCAGCGGACACCATTGAGAAATTGACAAAGCTGTTTGAAATAGGCCACTCTCAGCTCTAAAGATGATCAAATATGAGTTGCAAGTGGATTATGGAGACAACCATGTGCATGCCTCTGTGGACTGCTCCATTTGCCCCACCTTCAATTCTGCTACAAGTCAGTTGCTTGACACACTTCAACTGCTGATACATATAGTGTATTTACATGCTATCACCAGAAATCTATTGCTTTAGGTGTGTTCCTCATTTGTCCATTACAGATTGTACCACAAGCTTTTCAAAGAAGCATGGGTTGCGTCGTATGTAGAGAAGAAGATTGATGATTCTAACGAGAATCTGGATAACTGCAATGAAGAAGAATCTTCACCCGAATGCTATGTTTTCATGTAACTGAATAAATGTTCCTCAATAACTGAATAAATCCACAATTACGCAACATTATCCCTGACAGGCAATATAGAAGACTAACAATCTGGTTGTCTGATGGTTGTAATTCTCTCCTCCTACAATAGACTGTGGCAACGCTTCTGAGGACACTGTTGAAATCGAGTGTGCTCCCGTTTCTGTTGTAAACAGCTCAGGTAAATCTACAATGTCACCACAATATATCTGATATTAAGTGAAGGGCTTCAATTTGAAGACTGTATACCTATAACTCATTTGGTAATCTGAATAATGGTTGTAATTCTAATACTATGGTTGTAATGCTCTTCAAGGTACATCTGGAAAACCAGCTGAGGGGGTGACGTTAGAGGAAGACTGGATGGAGATCTTTGAAGACCTCAAAAAGAAGATGAGGGAGGATCCTGTGAGTTTCAGGCCTAAAGTAGCATCCTTTGTTTCCAGCTTCAAGAAGATGAAAACAGACAGTGAACTCATAGCCACTCTATCAAACTTTGGCAAAACCAAATCTGGACCAACAGCAAAGTTTCACCGGGGACGGGCACACCCTGCAAAGTGCTCCATAGGAGAGCGTGGACATGGCACATGCTGCTAGAAGAGGAAGGCACCCCATTGAATGTCTCAGTGTGTGGAATAACACATGGACATTGAGAGTACTACACAAAAAAAGCAAGTCAACATCAGTGGCCCTCTGTGCCCATCATCCACCTGCTCACCATCTGTGACCTTCAGTGCACTAGCGCTCTGCCCTCAAACACCCCCCATCTGCCTACCAGCTCTAGGTCTCCTCCGCCTTGAACAAAACCAGTGGCTATTTCAATGCATTGTGGCCTCTACAACACCAGAACCAGTGGCTATTTCAGTATTGCCTTCTTGCCTTTTGGTTTTACGTTCATTCAATTTAAGACATTTCTGCAATTTCATATGTTTTGGAAATTGATTCCATGTTGATGGACCATCAGACTTTAAAAAGCTGTTCTTCCAACCCAGTTGTAGACCTACCTACAGGCCTATACTATCACTGAACCAAAACAGTAGTTGTCATGACTTTGCCGAGTCTTAAATATAAAATgcctttttataattttttatataccggtgtacactaccattcaaaagtttggggtcacttagaaatgtccttgtttttgaaagaaaagccccaaaatttgtccattaaaataacatcaaattgatcagaaatgcagtatagacattgtttatgttataaatgactattgtagctggaaatggcagattttttatagaatatctacataggcgtacaggcccattatcagcagccatcactcctgtgttccaatggcatgttgttttagctaatccaagtttatcattttaaaaggttaattgatcattgcgtcttccgaaacatgacccgccaaaccgcacttcttaacacccagccgcaccaatgtgtcggaggaaacactgttcaactgatgaccgggtcagcctgcaggcacccggcctgccacaaggaatcgctagagtgcaatgagcctagtaaagccccccccggccaaaccttcccctaatcCAGTTGTGagacagcctggaatcgaacccggttctgtagtgacgcctctagcacggcgatgcagtgccttagactgctgcacaaCTCGGGAGGCcttatctatatatatatatatctatatatatatgcgtgtgtgtgtatggtatgtGGACATTAGGACTTGGTTAGTATATATAAAAGTGTAGCATTACAGTAAATGTGTACAGAAAATAACAGTTGGCACACCCTGATGTCCTCTACATTAGACATTTATAAACAAGCTCTTATTTAATATGAAGAAATTATACAACTTTTTTGAAAACACCCCAAGCTATACCTGAGATATTTCCTTACTAAAAACTATTTTAATATCAAACTCACAAAAATTGTAATTACACACACAACTTCGTTTTACCATAAAATGTGGTAATTGTGATTGGCAGCCAATTTGACGAACCAGTAAGAGAAAGTTATCAATTTCACACGCCGAGACACACGTGATATCATTGAAAAGCCCAGAAACTCTCAAAGGTGCAACAGGACTgaacaaagttttttttttttttttagtatgACGTCACTGATACGGACCAAGATGTTCATTATTGTGGACAAAAATTTGTTGCTGGGTCTTTCATATCGTGgggaacttttattttgaagttGTGTTACACATGGCTTTTCACACGGATCGTGCAATCCGGGATCCTTGGAAGGTCCCTACCTTAAAACACAGATATAACAAACATCTTTGCTATCTTTGCtaaaaccctaaccttaaccccaaatcCTTACCCCATTTTCAAATTCAATGGTGTAGGGACGTCCCAACCAGCCTAAAATAGTACCTTCCTTACCCAAGTTGTCATGGTGACGACGTGTGTTTGAGGAAGGGGACACGGACTTGCATCAGGCTACAGCACAAACAACAACGTCCAGATATTAAGCTTGTTCATCAAAAtaatactagctagctaacctaaaGCTCAGGTAAGTTCACCACCGCGCTATCAATgaaagaaaatgtagtctataaAGGTTTCTATCTGGCAACATAGTTGGAGTTGATTCTCCAAGCAGTTCTGAGACGTATAGCCTGAAGATCCGACGTGGAATTGGATAGAATTCTACGTCGGCATAAACGTGTTTGGATCAGAAACATTTCCTCTCAAGACCTCTTCATGCCAGAATGTTGAATTAAATTACATTTAACTGTGGCTTGGTCCTTTTTCAGGTAGGAATGTAAAGACATCCACAGGAATGTGTAATTAAATCAACTTTTCAAAGCCCTGGAAAAATAGTAAATTCAGGTTTCTATCACCTGAAGCATGTGCACAATATGAAAATACATGCATTCATACTTGCCAAGCTCCTGCATGTGTTTACCCACTAGGCAATCACTGGTTGATTCAACCATTGTTTCCACTCCATTTCAATAAAATTACATTCAACCAATGGGGAGTAGATGGTGAATTGacttgatgtctgtgcccagtgggtgcaTGGTCCTATGCATGCTTTAGGGGATCGAAATCTGAAGCCACTACTGCATTGAAAAGTTGATTTCATCATTCTTTCCTGTGGATATTGTCTCACATTTCTACCTGCAAAAAGACCGCACGGACAACCAGTAAAGTAAgtcaaaatataattttattcaacattctggcttgtagagcTTGTGATAGGACATTTCCCAAACAAAGATATGACATTCATCTCAGACTGTACCAGAGGTACAATATCACAGTCTGATTGTCAGGCAATTCTGAGTACAGTGTCTGCGTCACAGAACTAAAAAGAGATTCCATTGGTTCACGGGTCATGTCTTGTCTCGCAGGATGGATGACTCTCCTGAGGTTATAAACTTCTCAGCCCTGGAGCGTGAGTTGCAGTCTGCTGTTGAAGTGGACAAGAAATATCAAAGAGAAAATGATGCAAAGTTTCGGGCTCTACACCAGAAGGTCGGAACTTACGAGGAGTTTAGGTGAGATGGCTAGGCTGATTCTCTTTTCAATTTAATATCCTACACACTGTTGTTTCACAAATTAATAGACaacatatgtactgtatgttttttCATCATAAAAAAATGATGACCCATTATAATTGAAATGTTGTCTTAAATCAATGAAGTTTGTTTTGACCTTCAACCCTCTCAGGGACATAGTCCTGGCATCCAACCTGAAACCACTGGACAGGAAGGATAAAGCCGGAGCTCCCCGCAAACAGCCCTGGAATGCTCTCGCCTCCACTGACAAAGGGCAGAACCAGACTAGCTGTGATGAAATAGGCCTAAAGGTTAGACTTCTGCCaccacacaccaacacaaacaTCTCTCCATTCTAATATCAGGGTTATATGAGTGGTGCTGCGCCACCTTGTGGACTGGCTGCGCCACTGTCATTTTATTATATTTGAAATATAATTTAAGGCCAAGCACCACACCATAGTAgggtgtttttttttcttctctagATTGCCTTTAAAAATCCTGGGGAGAACCCTGGATATAGATTCCTAGTTTTATATTAGACAAGTTATATTCATACTATAGGGCAGGGATGTTACCAAACAGGCATACAAAGCATATTTATGCAATCTGAACAACAAACAATATCATGAAATTAGTAATTGACACACAGTGTCTCCTGTATGTTATTTTAAGCCTCCGTTGTCCGAGTTCCAGCCCAGGACAGCATCAGAGTTCAGCCGGGACTGGCGCAGGTTTGGCAGTGAAAACCCAGAAGATAAATACAACCTCCTGCTCTCCCTAGGGGGAGAGGGCCTTCAGAACATCTTCAGGGCTGAGGTGGGGTTCGGACTACTGGGGGAATTTCTTGTGTTCCTTTCCAGTGGTCTCCAGCCTGGGGATGAGGCCACGGTGATAGGGGTGCTGGAGGGGCTGTCCAAGACCCCCAGGTTTGGCCTCAATATGTGCCTCCTGAGCCGAGCTGAGAGGGAGGCATGTGGAGAGCTGTTTCAGAACCTGAGGAAAGCATCAGCAGCAGGGAATAGCAGTGTCAAAGGATCCAAAGGGGATGTCATTGTCCATGGAAGTAATGTGGAAGAGGTTAAAGAGACACAAGATGCTGAGCCAGAGACTCTGTTTCCAGGACAGACCAGTGAGGCTGCCGGAAGAAGCAGTGATACTGAAACTTTAAATGGTATAATGCAGTTGTATGGGGTTCAAACGGTCTCTCCTCCTCAGTAAGAAACATTACTCAAACCCATATTGGACTTGTTTTTTTTTCAGAAATAACAATGACTGTTACTATACATTGTAGAGCTTTATGTGGTTGCAAAAACTTTAATATAATTTGTTTGTTCTTTATTCTGAAGTGTATAATATGTATAAGTTATATGAAAGACAATGTTCACCACTATGCAATGCAGTGTCAAAGTGAAATGACAATAACTACCATGGTAACCAGAGAATCTCTTTGTGGATCTCTGAACATTCTAGAATACGTAATGGCCCTTTCATAGCATATCTAGATAGACTAAGGATAACTTGAGATGACAACGATGGGGCTAGGGACATGATGAACCCTTTAAAACACATGTCCCTGTTGCTACTCCTCCTCCagaccctctctttctccctactgTCTACCTATGAGGCCCCTGAAGACAAGGAGGACATTTTTGCCAGTAGGGCCTGTCCTGCCTTCCTTGTGTTTGACAATGCTGCCTATTTGGTTGACATGACCATAGAGCTGCCCTGTCACTGTAAGCCTGAGGAGGCCCACTCTGTGGTGTGGTACTACCAGAAAAAGCTGGGCAGCCCGGACACCAGGGCCCTCACTGACTTCCAGGGCACCTCTGTGGTGGACTCATCTAAAGTGGGCCGGGGAGGGGACCTCCGGAGCAGGTTCTCCATCCGCCTCTTCAGCCTGCTCATCTTTAGGGCCCAGAAGGAAGACTCGGGCCACTACCTCTGTGGGACGACCAAGGGGGACTTCTTCTATGGTTATGACGTGGACGTCCAAGAGGCTCACAGGGTGTCCTTTCCCTGGAGTCGTGCCCAGAGACGGGGGAGAGCAGCAGCAATGGTGGCTAGGGCGGCTTCGAGATCCAACCAGGATCTTCCACTCTACCAGGTGTTCACCAGCTTCTGGCCGTGGTCCGTGTGTGACCGCTGTGGCATCCGGGGTGAGCAGACTCGCGTAGGGCTCTGCTACGTGAAGAGCGACTACCTCCACGTGCGCTACAGGTGGACATCTCAGACGGTGGCCTCTTGCGGCTCCTCCGCTGTACCCCAACGCTTTGGCCTCACCCAGACCAACCACCAGGGGGCAGAGCTGGGGGTGCGGAGCTGCCAGGTCCCCTGCCCCCCCAAGTCCATCCCCCAGCCAGAACAACAGGCCCTGCTGGAGTTCCTGGGCTACAACGACCAAGCAGCTCAAGGAGTCCCTgtctactaccacaaccacccaGTGGACACCCCACTCATCCTCTCCTGCCCTGGAGCCAAACCTGAGCACGCGGTAGCCTGGGACCAAGGCTCTAGGCCTCTGTATCGCTCCCAGTACATGGAGGGTCTGAACATGACCTTCCGTCTGTTCATAGACACAGGCCACCACTTGCACTTCAGCCCAGCAACACAGGACGACAGAGGGTCCTACTACTGCTGGATCCAGGGGAAGAGGGCTGCTGAGATCAGGCTGGGGGTTTACTACCGTCTGGGCCACAAGCGTCTGCTCTCTGACCCTGAGTCTCTCTATGCCCTGAGGATTATTCTCCTCTGCTACGGGGGGATGACTGGGGTATTTGTTTTGATAGTGCTGTTGAAGTATACTTGGCGCACAGTAAGACCAAAAGTAGCCAAATACTAGAAATCTGCTTGACACTCGATGAGATTTCTTTTTGAGTTATTTTGAACAAATCATTTTGTGAAATGTATGATTGTCTTTACTTCCAATTTGTCTAAATCTTAGCTAAAGAAAGAaagtgtgttaataaagtgtgcTCATGATGTAGGAATGTGTGTCAAAAAAATATTCTGTAATTGCCTACCCTATTGGATTTTTGCCGTATGGCCAATAGGTGGCACTAGTGCTGCATGCATTAGCCCGGATGACAATGCGGACCCTATGACGCCGACTGACAGCTCATAGCCTATTACTTTTTCATTTAAGACATGTTTTACCGTAGGCTAAACTGGCATgcatacctttaaaaaaaagattGATTGCCAATACTCACTGGTTTTAAAGAGGTCATTTAGGGATCAATTCCATACATTAGACCTATTTATTATGCGCAGTGATATTCCGCGGCAGGTTCACATATCAAAttcaatttatttataaagcccttcttacatcagctgatatctcaaagtgctgtgcagaagcccagcctaaaaccccaaacagcaagcaatgcaggtgtagaagcacggtagaTACAACATCCAAATGCTTTATTGCGTTACACACACCATCAGCAGCTACGCCTTGCAAAATGTCAAGGCGTTGCAGAAAGAGGAAGATCAAGTGAGCTACACGACACACACAGCTAAGTGGTAAGTAAAACAGCTTCTCTTTTTTGGTAACGCAAGTCGGGAGATTCTCCAGCCCTATTTTTGGTACTGCTTCTGCAAAGTGATGATGTCTCTGAGTGGTGGACTTataaagtgattttttttttcagCTAACAAGTTCCCACAAGGGTCTCGCGGAGAGGTTGCAGTCGCCACGGGTTTCCAAGGAAGAGAGTTGCGCGCAAAGGAACATCATGAAGGACCAAAGCTGTACTGATGAAATTACACAAATCTTCCAAGAGGCTCCGCCGGCGAGACAAGCCCTGTTGGACAACTACAACAACCTGATGAACGTGGCCGAATACTGCGAGAATAACTACCTGCAGGTGAGATGGAAGTTTAGTGCAGACATCCATTTAGCCTAAGTTATACCGTAGCTAGTAGACATGGCATAGCCTATCAATTAATGTGTAGTTGAACAAATAGCCCACAGTACCGTTACTTTCACAGAAACGAGAATGGGCTATTCAAATCAAGGCCCTACATCATGCATCAATCCGGCTAAATAGTGAAAGAGAATGGTTTATCTCTCAGCTCATTTCATAACACAACTGTTTTCACACAGcgttcaaaagtatgtggacaccccttcaaattagtggatttggctatttcagccactcctgttgctgacaggtgtataaaatcgagcacacagccatgcaatccccacagacaaacattggcagcagaatggccttactgaacaaGTCAATTCgttaaatttctgccctgctagagctgccccggtcaactgtaagttctgttattgtgaagtgggaacgtctaagagcaacaacggctgtGAAGTGTtcggccacacaagttcacagaatggggccgctgagtgctgaagcccGTAGCACGTAAAAagcgtctgtcctcggttgcaaactgcctctggaatcaacgtcagcacaataacttttcgtcagagcttaatgaaatgggtttccatggtcaagcagctgcacacaaacctaagataaccatgcacaatgccaagcgccAGCTggatggtgtaaagctcgctgacattggactctggagcagtggaaacgtgttctctggagtgatgaatcacacttcaccatctggcagtccgacgtatgattctgggtttggcggatgccaggagaacgctacctgccccaatgcatagtgccaaatgtccctttgaaaaaccctttttggttccaggttaaACCAGAACCCTTacgagttccatgtagaacccgctgtggaaagggttctacctgttACCAAgatgggttcttcaaagggttctgctatggggACAGTCGAAGAACCAATTTAGGTTTGCGATGGAACCTTTTTTTCAAAGAGTGTATGCTCTTAGATGTAAAGGTGCCTGGAAGAAACTTTTGGGTCGCCACACCGGCAGAACCTTTCCAGTTAAAAAAGTTTCTTTGAGGAACCCCTCTGAAAAAGTTCTTAGAGGAACCCCTGTGTAAAGATTCAAACCGGGACCTTTTTGTGATGGGAGGGGTTCCACCTTTTTAAAACGAAACACATTGTAGGTGTGGCAGCCGATCGTAGTCGTGGCTTTCCGATAGTAATTTTTGGTCACATGTTAGCGTAAATGTCGTTCCTGTTCATAATGTTAAGTTTGTAAACTGCAAATTAAAATGTCCCTTGAATATTTATGCATA
Coding sequences within it:
- the LOC120034765 gene encoding coiled-coil domain-containing protein 103-like, with product MDDSPEVINFSALERELQSAVEVDKKYQRENDAKFRALHQKVGTYEEFRDIVLASNLKPLDRKDKAGAPRKQPWNALASTDKGQNQTSCDEIGLKPPLSEFQPRTASEFSRDWRRFGSENPEDKYNLLLSLGGEGLQNIFRAEVGFGLLGEFLVFLSSGLQPGDEATVIGVLEGLSKTPRFGLNMCLLSRAEREACGELFQNLRKASAAGNSSVKGSKGDVIVHGSNVEEVKETQDAEPETLFPGQTSEAAGRSSDTETLNGIMQLYGVQTVSPPQ
- the LOC120034754 gene encoding Ig-like V-type domain-containing protein FAM187A, which codes for MMNPLKHMSLLLLLLQTLSFSLLSTYEAPEDKEDIFASRACPAFLVFDNAAYLVDMTIELPCHCKPEEAHSVVWYYQKKLGSPDTRALTDFQGTSVVDSSKVGRGGDLRSRFSIRLFSLLIFRAQKEDSGHYLCGTTKGDFFYGYDVDVQEAHRVSFPWSRAQRRGRAAAMVARAASRSNQDLPLYQVFTSFWPWSVCDRCGIRGEQTRVGLCYVKSDYLHVRYRWTSQTVASCGSSAVPQRFGLTQTNHQGAELGVRSCQVPCPPKSIPQPEQQALLEFLGYNDQAAQGVPVYYHNHPVDTPLILSCPGAKPEHAVAWDQGSRPLYRSQYMEGLNMTFRLFIDTGHHLHFSPATQDDRGSYYCWIQGKRAAEIRLGVYYRLGHKRLLSDPESLYALRIILLCYGGMTGVFVLIVLLKYTWRTVRPKVAKY